The Deltaproteobacteria bacterium DNA window CTGAATGCGCTCCAAATCCCCTTCTTTCAGGAAGGCAAACCGTCCTTGAGGCTTCAAATATTCGCCCGCAGGGGTCCCTTCGGGTTCCATATTGAGGGTGTAGCGCTCACCATTTTCTACTTCGTAGAGGGGGAAAATCTTCGTCTGTACAGCCAGTCGGGCCAGACGGATGGTCAGCTCCGCAGAAAATCGCCATCCCACTGGACAGGGAGAAAAAGCATAAATAAATTTGAACCCCCGCGTCTCCTTGGCCCTTTTCATCTTGCGCATGAAATCTTCCGGGTAGGCAATGGAAGCCGTTGCCACGTAGGGTACCCGGTGGGCGACCATGATCTGGACGATGTCCTTCTTGGGTTGATTCTTCAGATTAGCTGGAGGCGTAGTGGTGGTCCAGGCTCCCCAAGGCGTGGCCGAGGAACGCTGGATCCCCGTGTTCATGTAGGCCTCGTTGTCATAACAAATGTAGATATAGTCGTCATTGCGTTCGGCCGCGGCCGAAAGAGCCTGGATGCCAATATCAAAAGTGCCGCCATCTCCGGCGATGGTTACCACCGTGGTTGTCGTGTCCCCTTTTATATCCAGCGCCGCCCGCACACCCGAACCTGCAGCCCCGGCAGAGGGGAAAGGAGTGTTATAGGCAGCCAGTTTAATGGGTGAAATGGGAAATGTTCCGGAGATGGTTCCAAAGCAGCCAGCCGTGATGACGGCGATGGTTTGTTCACCAAGGGCATGAAAAACGGTGCGCAAAACAATAGGCATGGCA harbors:
- a CDS encoding thiamine pyrophosphate-dependent enzyme: MKAKELSNEYLHSGHGCCPGCAMPIVLRTVFHALGEQTIAVITAGCFGTISGTFPISPIKLAAYNTPFPSAGAAGSGVRAALDIKGDTTTTVVTIAGDGGTFDIGIQALSAAAERNDDYIYICYDNEAYMNTGIQRSSATPWGAWTTTTPPANLKNQPKKDIVQIMVAHRVPYVATASIAYPEDFMRKMKRAKETRGFKFIYAFSPCPVGWRFSAELTIRLARLAVQTKIFPLYEVENGERYTLNMEPEGTPAGEYLKPQGRFAFLKEGDLERIQENVDRGWKRLMNRMENQMLG